One segment of Vagococcus martis DNA contains the following:
- the truA gene encoding tRNA pseudouridine(38-40) synthase TruA, whose translation MTRYKAIISYDGTNYAGFQIQPNAVTIQEVIEATLKRLNSGKPVTIHPSGRTDSGVHAVGQVIHFDLPQKRDVEKLRFALDTQTPEDISILSIEEVTEDFHARYLATGKEYHYHVDTGKSPNPFKRLYAAHFRYELDLESMRRAARFIEGEHDFSVFCATGSSVEDKTRTVYSVTIEEVGEDELLFIFKGNGFLYKMVRMLVGTLLKIGNGQLPEDAIQRALANQDKKMTGPTAQPEGLFLMKVDYNGEKKCHK comes from the coding sequence ATGACAAGATACAAAGCCATTATTAGTTATGATGGAACAAACTATGCGGGATTTCAGATTCAACCTAATGCTGTTACCATCCAGGAGGTCATAGAAGCCACTCTAAAGCGATTAAACAGTGGAAAGCCTGTGACAATCCATCCGTCTGGTAGAACGGACTCAGGGGTTCATGCAGTCGGTCAGGTGATCCATTTTGATTTGCCACAAAAACGAGACGTTGAAAAATTACGTTTCGCTTTAGATACTCAAACACCTGAGGATATTAGTATTTTATCGATTGAAGAAGTAACGGAAGATTTTCATGCGAGATACTTGGCGACAGGTAAAGAATATCACTATCATGTCGATACAGGTAAATCTCCCAATCCATTTAAACGATTGTACGCAGCCCATTTCCGCTATGAGCTTGATTTAGAGTCTATGAGGCGTGCCGCACGTTTTATTGAAGGAGAACATGACTTTAGTGTATTTTGTGCGACAGGAAGTTCTGTGGAAGATAAGACACGAACTGTTTACAGTGTGACAATAGAAGAAGTTGGCGAAGACGAATTATTATTTATTTTTAAGGGAAATGGATTTTTATATAAAATGGTGCGCATGCTTGTTGGGACGTTATTAAAAATAGGAAATGGACAACTGCCAGAAGACGCTATACAACGTGCCCTAGCGAACCAAGACAAGAAAATGACAGGACCAACTGCTCAACCAGAGGGGTTATTT
- a CDS encoding energy-coupling factor transporter transmembrane component T family protein, protein MMNKLILGRYIPGDSVVHRMDPRAKLIASFYFIGIIFICNNFLSFGVMFAFTLFCIWLSKIKLSFFLKGVKPLIWLILFTVGLQVLFTRGGNVYFEWGWISISQFGLVNGFFIFTRFVLIIFMSTLLTLTTPPLSLSDAIEYLLRPLEKIKFPAHEISLMLSIALRFVPTLMDETEKIMNAQRARGVDFDEGNLMDKMKAIVPLLIPLFVSSFNRAEELAIAMEARGYRGGEGRTKYRVLNWDKTDTLAMLSFVVLTIVLVLVRN, encoded by the coding sequence ATGATGAATAAATTGATTTTAGGTCGTTATATACCGGGAGATTCTGTCGTACATCGTATGGATCCTCGTGCTAAATTAATCGCTAGTTTTTACTTTATTGGGATTATTTTTATTTGTAATAACTTCTTATCATTTGGTGTGATGTTTGCTTTCACGCTATTTTGTATTTGGTTATCAAAGATTAAACTAAGTTTCTTCCTTAAAGGAGTGAAACCATTAATTTGGTTGATTTTATTTACAGTGGGACTTCAGGTACTCTTTACGCGTGGAGGGAATGTGTACTTTGAGTGGGGTTGGATAAGCATTAGTCAATTTGGTTTGGTTAATGGGTTCTTTATCTTTACACGTTTTGTGTTGATTATTTTTATGTCGACACTTTTAACGCTAACAACACCACCATTGTCACTCTCAGATGCGATTGAGTATTTACTTAGACCGTTAGAAAAAATAAAATTTCCAGCACATGAAATTTCGTTGATGTTGTCTATTGCATTGCGCTTTGTGCCAACATTGATGGACGAAACAGAAAAAATCATGAATGCTCAACGTGCGCGTGGGGTCGATTTTGACGAAGGAAACTTAATGGATAAGATGAAAGCTATTGTGCCACTTCTGATTCCGTTATTTGTCAGTAGTTTTAACCGGGCTGAAGAATTAGCGATTGCGATGGAAGCACGTGGTTATCGTGGTGGCGAAGGCCGTACGAAATATCGTGTTCTAAACTGGGATAAAACTGATACACTAGCTATGTTGTCATTTGTCGTATTGACGATTGTACTGGTACTAGTTAGAAACTAA
- a CDS encoding energy-coupling factor ABC transporter ATP-binding protein — translation MDIRFEKVDFTYQPNSPFEQRVLFDINLDIPSNSYSAIVGHTGSGKSTLLQHLNALLKPTSGKVFIGDREITPETSNKNLKPIRKKVGIVFQFPESQLFDETVALDIAFGPKNFGVSEEESARLASEMLELVGLDDSYLERSPFDLSGGQMRRVAIAGVLAMEPEVLILDEPTAGLDPKGRKDMMDMFYRLHKERGIGIILVTHLMDDVAEYADFMVVLEKGKVQKQGHPREIFNDVEWLREKQLGVPTATEFAFDLMEKGMEFSRLPLTAEELSEELLPILEKRQVLSDDE, via the coding sequence ATGGACATACGGTTTGAGAAAGTAGATTTTACGTATCAACCTAATAGCCCATTTGAACAACGCGTTTTGTTTGATATTAATTTAGACATTCCAAGCAATAGTTATAGCGCGATTGTTGGTCATACAGGAAGTGGTAAATCAACGTTACTACAACATCTGAATGCGTTACTGAAACCAACAAGTGGGAAAGTGTTTATCGGCGATAGAGAAATTACACCTGAAACAAGTAATAAAAACTTGAAACCAATCCGTAAAAAAGTTGGGATTGTGTTCCAATTTCCTGAGTCGCAATTATTTGATGAAACAGTCGCATTAGATATAGCTTTTGGGCCAAAGAATTTTGGTGTATCTGAAGAAGAAAGTGCTCGTTTAGCTAGTGAGATGTTAGAACTGGTTGGTCTTGATGATAGCTACCTTGAACGCTCACCATTTGATCTTTCAGGAGGACAAATGCGTCGTGTGGCGATAGCTGGTGTATTGGCTATGGAACCTGAAGTGTTGATTTTAGACGAACCAACAGCTGGCCTGGATCCTAAGGGTAGAAAAGACATGATGGATATGTTTTATCGTCTACATAAGGAAAGAGGGATTGGCATTATCTTAGTGACGCATTTAATGGATGATGTGGCTGAGTATGCTGATTTTATGGTGGTGCTTGAAAAAGGAAAAGTCCAAAAACAAGGACATCCGCGTGAGATTTTCAATGATGTAGAGTGGTTACGTGAAAAACAATTAGGTGTTCCCACTGCGACAGAGTTTGCTTTTGATTTAATGGAAAAAGGCATGGAATTTAGTCGATTGCCACTAACTGCAGAAGAATTATCTGAAGAACTCTTACCGATTCTTGAAAAAAGGCAGGTACTCTCAGATGATGAATAA
- a CDS encoding energy-coupling factor ABC transporter ATP-binding protein: MKNPLIELNNISFQYYGQEHKALNDVSLKIYQGEWVALIGHNGSGKSTLAKTINGLITPESGEIKVNGEILTEENIWNIRKMVGMVFQNPDNQFVGSTVEDDVAFGLENQGVPRDEMIVRVNNALERVRMSDFKIKEPARLSGGQKQRVAIAGVIALAPDVIILDEATSMLDPQGRNDVIETIHALKEETNLTVISITHDIDEAAYANRVLVMQEGQIIHEGTPKEIFSHGEALIGMGLDVPFPEKLKASLRKKGIEVPKEYLTREGMVEWLWTYGLRK, from the coding sequence ATGAAAAATCCCTTAATTGAATTAAATAATATATCTTTCCAATACTATGGACAGGAACATAAAGCATTAAATGATGTATCGCTAAAGATTTATCAAGGTGAGTGGGTGGCTTTAATTGGTCACAACGGATCGGGGAAATCAACATTAGCTAAAACGATTAATGGATTGATTACGCCTGAGTCTGGTGAGATAAAAGTGAACGGAGAAATACTAACGGAAGAAAATATTTGGAACATCCGAAAAATGGTTGGAATGGTATTTCAAAATCCTGACAATCAATTTGTTGGTTCAACTGTTGAAGATGATGTTGCCTTTGGTTTAGAAAATCAAGGAGTACCTCGTGATGAAATGATTGTAAGGGTCAACAATGCACTTGAGAGAGTTCGTATGTCTGACTTTAAGATAAAAGAGCCTGCTAGGTTATCTGGTGGTCAAAAACAACGTGTGGCCATTGCTGGAGTCATTGCACTAGCACCAGATGTGATTATTTTGGATGAGGCAACATCTATGCTTGATCCACAAGGACGAAATGATGTAATAGAAACGATTCATGCGTTGAAAGAAGAAACGAATCTGACGGTTATTTCGATTACACATGATATAGATGAAGCAGCGTATGCTAATCGTGTACTAGTCATGCAAGAAGGACAAATTATTCACGAGGGGACACCTAAAGAAATTTTTTCTCATGGAGAGGCATTGATAGGTATGGGACTAGACGTTCCATTTCCGGAAAAATTAAAAGCTTCATTACGTAAAAAAGGCATTGAGGTACCCAAAGAGTATTTGACGAGGGAAGGAATGGTGGAATGGCTATGGACATACGGTTTGAGAAAGTAG
- the rplQ gene encoding 50S ribosomal protein L17 codes for MSYRKLGRTSSQRKAMLRDLTTDLIINERIETTEARAKEIRSTTEKMITLGKRGDLHARRQAAAFVRNEYLEARLDEKEETIIEESALQKLFNDLGPRYADRQGGYTRILKKGQRRGDAAPMVIIELV; via the coding sequence GTGAGTTATCGTAAATTAGGTCGCACAAGCAGCCAACGAAAAGCAATGTTACGTGATTTAACAACTGATTTAATTATCAATGAACGCATTGAGACAACTGAAGCTCGTGCAAAAGAAATCCGTTCAACAACTGAAAAAATGATTACTTTAGGTAAACGTGGGGATCTTCATGCTCGTCGTCAAGCCGCAGCATTCGTAAGAAATGAATACTTAGAAGCTCGATTAGACGAAAAAGAAGAAACTATCATTGAAGAAAGTGCTTTACAAAAATTATTCAATGACTTAGGACCTCGTTATGCTGACCGTCAAGGTGGTTACACACGTATCCTTAAAAAAGGACAACGCCGTGGAGACGCAGCACCAATGGTTATCATTGAACTTGTTTAA
- a CDS encoding DNA-directed RNA polymerase subunit alpha, producing MIEFEKPRITKIDEDRDYGKFVIEPLERGYGTTLGNSLRRILLSSLPGAAITNLQIDGVLHEFSTVKGVREDVTQIILNIKGLALKLYADEEKTLEIDITGPADVTAGDILTDSDVEIMNKDLFICSVAEGATFRASLTVKPGRGYVQAEENKSEDMPIGVLPVDSIYTPVNRVNYQVENTRVGRRDDYDKLTLDVWTDGSIAPQEAISLSAKILTEHLDIFVNLTDEAKNAEIMIEKEETQKEKMLETTIEELDLSVRSYNCLKRAGINTLQELTNKSEAEMIKVRNLGRKSLEEVKAKLADLSLGLRQED from the coding sequence ATGATTGAATTTGAGAAACCAAGAATCACAAAGATCGATGAAGATAGAGATTATGGCAAGTTCGTCATCGAACCACTTGAAAGAGGATATGGAACGACTTTAGGGAACTCCCTACGCCGTATTTTATTATCGTCTCTACCAGGGGCTGCCATCACTAATTTACAAATCGATGGTGTGTTGCATGAATTTTCAACTGTCAAAGGTGTACGTGAGGATGTCACTCAAATTATTCTAAATATCAAGGGACTAGCTTTAAAGCTTTATGCTGATGAAGAAAAGACACTTGAGATTGATATAACTGGCCCAGCTGACGTGACTGCTGGAGATATTCTTACTGACAGTGATGTTGAAATTATGAATAAAGATTTATTCATTTGTAGCGTTGCTGAAGGTGCAACTTTCCGTGCAAGTTTAACTGTTAAGCCAGGACGTGGTTATGTCCAAGCTGAAGAAAATAAGAGTGAAGATATGCCAATTGGTGTATTACCAGTGGATTCTATCTACACGCCAGTTAACCGTGTTAACTACCAAGTAGAAAACACACGTGTTGGGCGTCGTGATGATTATGACAAATTAACTTTAGATGTCTGGACAGATGGATCTATCGCTCCACAAGAAGCTATCAGTTTATCTGCTAAAATCTTGACTGAGCATTTAGATATTTTTGTTAACTTGACTGATGAAGCGAAAAATGCCGAAATCATGATTGAAAAAGAAGAAACACAAAAAGAAAAAATGTTAGAAACAACAATCGAAGAGCTTGATTTATCGGTTCGTTCTTATAACTGTTTGAAACGCGCAGGCATCAACACATTACAAGAATTAACAAATAAATCAGAAGCCGAAATGATTAAAGTTCGTAACTTAGGACGTAAATCACTTGAAGAAGTTAAAGCTAAATTAGCAGATCTTTCTTTAGGATTACGCCAAGAGGACTAA
- the rpsK gene encoding 30S ribosomal protein S11 — protein MVAKKVSRKRRVKKNIEAGVAHIHSTFNNTIVMLTDVHGNAIAWSSAGSLGFKGSKKATPFAAQMAAETAAKAAMEHGLKTVDVTVKGPGSGREAAIRSLQATGLEVTAIRDVTPVPHNGCRPPKRRRV, from the coding sequence ATGGTAGCAAAAAAAGTTTCAAGAAAACGCCGAGTGAAAAAAAATATTGAAGCAGGTGTGGCACATATCCACTCTACTTTCAATAATACAATCGTAATGTTAACTGACGTACATGGAAATGCCATTGCATGGTCATCTGCAGGTTCATTAGGATTTAAAGGTAGTAAAAAAGCAACTCCATTCGCAGCTCAAATGGCAGCTGAAACTGCAGCAAAAGCAGCTATGGAACATGGCTTGAAAACTGTTGACGTAACTGTAAAAGGACCTGGTTCTGGTCGTGAAGCAGCTATTCGTTCATTACAAGCAACAGGATTAGAAGTGACAGCAATTCGTGACGTTACTCCAGTTCCACATAATGGATGTCGCCCTCCAAAACGCCGTCGTGTTTAG
- the rpsM gene encoding 30S ribosomal protein S13: protein MARIAGVDIPRDKRVVISLTYIYGIGKKTSQEILKEAGVSEDIRVRDLTNEQTDSIRAAVDKLKVEGDLRREVNLNIKRLMEIGSYRGMRHRRGLPTRGQNTKNNARTRKGPARSIAGKKK from the coding sequence ATGGCTCGTATTGCAGGTGTAGATATTCCTCGTGATAAACGTGTTGTTATTTCGCTTACTTATATTTACGGTATTGGAAAGAAAACTTCTCAAGAAATCTTAAAAGAAGCAGGAGTTTCTGAAGATATTCGTGTGCGCGATTTAACTAACGAACAAACTGATAGCATCCGTGCTGCAGTAGATAAATTAAAAGTTGAAGGTGACTTACGTCGTGAAGTGAACTTAAACATCAAACGTTTGATGGAAATTGGTTCATACAGAGGTATGCGTCATCGTCGTGGTTTACCAACTCGTGGTCAAAACACAAAAAACAATGCTCGTACTAGAAAAGGACCAGCTCGTTCAATCGCTGGCAAGAAAAAATAA
- the rpmJ gene encoding 50S ribosomal protein L36: protein MKVRPSVKPICEKCKIIRRKGRVMVICENPKHKQRQG from the coding sequence ATGAAAGTAAGACCATCAGTAAAACCAATTTGTGAAAAATGCAAAATAATTCGTCGTAAAGGTCGAGTTATGGTTATCTGTGAAAACCCAAAACATAAACAACGTCAAGGATAA
- the infA gene encoding translation initiation factor IF-1 yields the protein MAKEDMIEIEGTVVETLPNAMFKVELENGHVILAHVSGKIRMHYIRILPGDKVTVELSPYDLTRGRITYRFK from the coding sequence GTGGCGAAAGAAGATATGATTGAAATCGAAGGTACAGTCGTCGAAACTTTGCCGAATGCAATGTTTAAAGTTGAATTAGAAAATGGCCATGTTATTTTGGCTCACGTATCAGGAAAAATCAGAATGCATTACATTCGTATTTTACCTGGTGACAAAGTAACTGTTGAGTTATCTCCATATGATTTAACTCGTGGTCGTATTACTTACCGCTTTAAATAA
- a CDS encoding adenylate kinase: MNLILMGLPGAGKGTQAERIVDVYEIPHISTGDMFREAMKNETPLGKEAKSYIDKGELVPDSVTNGIVKERLSQADTEKGFLLDGFPRTLAQAEELDTILEELGKKVDDVLNIHVAEDVLVDRLAGRIICRSCGATYHKTNNPPKVEGTCDRCGSHDFYQREDDKPETVKNRLEVNIKNSEPILAYYQDKGVLHTIDGDRDIDAVFEDVKSIIDKAN, from the coding sequence ATGAATCTCATCCTAATGGGGTTGCCAGGAGCAGGTAAAGGAACTCAAGCGGAAAGAATCGTCGATGTTTATGAAATCCCACATATTTCTACTGGAGATATGTTCCGTGAAGCAATGAAGAATGAAACACCTCTTGGTAAAGAAGCAAAATCTTATATCGATAAAGGTGAATTAGTTCCAGATTCAGTGACAAACGGGATTGTAAAAGAACGTTTATCACAAGCTGATACTGAAAAAGGATTTTTATTAGATGGATTTCCTCGTACACTAGCTCAAGCAGAAGAATTAGATACAATTTTAGAAGAGTTAGGTAAAAAAGTAGATGATGTCCTAAACATCCATGTAGCTGAAGATGTGTTAGTTGATCGTCTAGCTGGTCGTATTATTTGTAGAAGTTGTGGCGCGACATATCACAAAACAAACAATCCACCAAAAGTGGAAGGTACTTGTGATCGTTGTGGTAGTCATGATTTTTATCAAAGAGAAGATGACAAGCCTGAGACTGTCAAAAATCGTCTAGAAGTTAATATTAAAAATAGCGAACCAATTTTAGCGTATTACCAAGATAAAGGTGTGTTACACACTATCGATGGAGATCGTGACATTGATGCTGTTTTTGAAGATGTGAAATCAATCATAGATAAAGCCAATTAG
- the secY gene encoding preprotein translocase subunit SecY produces MFKLLKDSFKIENIRNKIFFTLFILFAFRVGAHITVPGVDAKALSSLNDLALMAMFNTVSGNAMERFSLFAMGVSPYITASIIVQLLQMDIVPKFVEWSKQGEVGRRKLNQATRYITLVLGFVQSIAITAGFNMYSNAGLVKSPSVFTYVSIGIILTAGTMLVTWMGEQISEKGIGNGVSMIIFAGIIARFPSSIKEIYVDYFVNIDKSDIWKSVLFMVALIIAIILVVVMVTYVQQAERKIPIQYTKRVAGAPQSSYLPLKVNAAGVIPVIFASSIIATPQAILTAFKTTQGGKSWFDVLSTLFDYTTIPGGILYTIMIVAFTFFYAFVQVNPEKVAENLQKQGSYIPSVRPGQETEKFISSLLMRLSVVGSVFLGLVAILPIIAQNIWGLPQSIGLGGTSLLIVISVALETNKQLEGLLLKRQYTGFIRE; encoded by the coding sequence ATGTTTAAGCTGTTGAAGGATTCGTTTAAGATAGAAAATATTCGTAACAAAATATTTTTTACACTTTTCATTCTCTTCGCGTTTAGAGTTGGAGCACATATTACAGTACCTGGCGTTGACGCAAAAGCACTGTCAAGTCTTAATGACTTAGCATTGATGGCGATGTTCAACACGGTCAGTGGTAATGCCATGGAGAGATTCTCATTGTTCGCAATGGGGGTATCGCCATACATTACTGCATCTATTATTGTTCAATTACTTCAGATGGATATTGTGCCGAAATTTGTTGAGTGGTCAAAACAAGGTGAGGTAGGCCGTCGTAAATTGAATCAAGCCACGCGTTATATTACGTTGGTTTTAGGTTTTGTTCAATCGATTGCTATCACAGCAGGTTTTAACATGTATTCAAATGCCGGATTAGTGAAAAGTCCAAGTGTATTTACTTATGTAAGTATCGGAATCATCTTAACAGCTGGTACCATGTTAGTTACTTGGATGGGGGAGCAAATATCTGAAAAAGGAATTGGAAATGGTGTCTCAATGATTATCTTTGCTGGGATTATCGCAAGATTTCCGTCTAGCATTAAAGAAATCTATGTAGACTATTTTGTCAATATTGATAAATCTGATATATGGAAATCTGTACTTTTCATGGTTGCTTTGATTATTGCTATTATTTTAGTGGTAGTTATGGTAACTTATGTGCAACAAGCAGAAAGAAAGATACCAATTCAATATACAAAACGCGTTGCTGGAGCACCACAAAGTAGTTATTTACCATTAAAAGTAAATGCGGCAGGAGTTATCCCTGTAATCTTTGCCAGCTCGATTATTGCAACACCACAAGCTATTTTAACTGCCTTTAAAACAACACAAGGCGGTAAATCATGGTTTGATGTACTATCAACATTGTTTGACTATACAACTATCCCAGGTGGAATACTTTATACAATTATGATTGTTGCTTTTACATTCTTCTATGCCTTTGTTCAGGTTAATCCTGAGAAAGTAGCTGAGAATTTGCAGAAGCAAGGAAGTTATATTCCAAGTGTACGACCTGGTCAGGAAACAGAGAAATTCATTTCTTCTCTATTAATGAGATTAAGTGTTGTTGGATCTGTATTCTTAGGATTAGTGGCAATTTTACCAATTATTGCACAAAATATTTGGGGCTTACCTCAATCAATTGGATTGGGAGGAACAAGTTTACTGATTGTCATTAGTGTGGCTCTTGAAACAAATAAACAGCTTGAAGGGTTATTGTTGAAGCGTCAGTACACTGGTTTTATCAGAGAGTAA
- the rplO gene encoding 50S ribosomal protein L15, whose translation MKLHELHPAEGSRHVRNRVGRGSSSGNGKTSGRGQKGQKSRSGGGVRLGFEGGQTPLFRRLPKRGFTNINRKDYAVINLDVLNRFEDGTEVTPTTLIEAGIVKNEKSGIKVLGNGELTKKLTVKAAKFSESAKSAIEAAGGSAEVI comes from the coding sequence ATGAAACTTCATGAGTTACATCCGGCAGAAGGATCAAGACATGTACGTAATCGTGTTGGTCGTGGTTCATCATCTGGTAATGGTAAAACATCAGGTCGTGGACAAAAAGGTCAAAAATCACGTTCAGGTGGTGGTGTACGCTTAGGATTTGAAGGGGGACAAACTCCTTTATTCCGTCGTTTACCAAAACGTGGATTTACTAACATCAATCGTAAAGATTATGCAGTTATCAACTTAGACGTGTTAAATCGTTTTGAAGATGGTACTGAAGTAACACCAACTACTTTAATTGAAGCAGGAATCGTTAAAAACGAAAAATCAGGAATCAAAGTTTTAGGTAATGGTGAATTAACTAAAAAATTAACTGTAAAAGCAGCTAAATTCTCTGAATCTGCAAAATCTGCAATTGAAGCGGCTGGTGGGTCAGCTGAGGTGATCTAA
- the rpmD gene encoding 50S ribosomal protein L30, whose protein sequence is MSELKITLKRSVIGRPQNQRDTVKALGLKKTNSTVVKPNNEAIKGMVNTISHLVDVEEI, encoded by the coding sequence ATGAGCGAATTAAAAATTACGTTAAAGCGTAGTGTCATTGGACGTCCTCAAAACCAACGTGATACAGTGAAAGCTTTAGGCTTGAAAAAAACTAATTCTACAGTCGTGAAACCTAACAATGAAGCGATTAAAGGAATGGTTAACACTATATCACATTTAGTGGACGTTGAAGAAATTTAA
- the rpsE gene encoding 30S ribosomal protein S5, whose product MANLDARQFDLEDRVVAINRVSKVVKGGRRLRFAALVVVGDRNGHVGFGTGKAQEVPEAIRKAVEDAKKNLIEVPMVGSTIPHEVIGSFCGGRILMKPAVAGSGVAAGGPVRAVLELAGISDITSKSLGSNTPVNVVRATVEGLSRLKRAEEVAELRGISVDELIG is encoded by the coding sequence ATGGCTAATTTAGATGCTAGACAATTCGACTTAGAAGACCGCGTAGTAGCTATTAACCGCGTATCTAAAGTTGTTAAAGGTGGACGTCGTCTACGCTTTGCTGCTTTAGTAGTAGTTGGAGATAGAAATGGTCACGTTGGATTTGGTACTGGTAAAGCTCAAGAAGTACCTGAAGCAATTCGTAAAGCAGTAGAAGATGCTAAGAAAAACTTAATCGAAGTACCAATGGTAGGCTCAACAATTCCTCACGAAGTGATCGGATCATTCTGTGGTGGACGTATCCTTATGAAACCTGCTGTTGCCGGTTCTGGGGTTGCAGCTGGTGGACCAGTACGTGCCGTCCTTGAGTTAGCGGGTATTTCTGATATTACAAGTAAATCATTAGGATCAAACACACCTGTCAACGTTGTTCGCGCAACTGTTGAAGGATTAAGTAGACTAAAACGTGCAGAAGAAGTGGCTGAACTTAGAGGCATTTCTGTTGACGAACTAATCGGATAA
- the rplR gene encoding 50S ribosomal protein L18: MISKPDKNKVRQKRHHRVRSKISGTAECPRLNVFRSNKNIYAQLIDDVAGVTLASASTVDKDIAGENKTEAATAVGASIAKKATEKGIKEVVFDRGGYLYHGRVAALAEAARENGLEF, translated from the coding sequence GTGATTTCAAAACCAGATAAAAATAAAGTACGCCAAAAGAGACATCACCGCGTACGTAGTAAAATCTCTGGTACTGCCGAGTGCCCACGCTTGAACGTATTCCGTTCTAACAAAAACATCTACGCTCAATTAATTGATGACGTAGCGGGTGTGACACTTGCAAGTGCCTCTACTGTTGATAAAGATATCGCAGGAGAAAACAAAACTGAAGCAGCTACAGCTGTAGGAGCTTCAATTGCTAAAAAAGCAACAGAAAAAGGTATTAAAGAAGTAGTCTTTGACCGTGGTGGATACCTTTACCATGGACGTGTAGCTGCATTAGCTGAAGCAGCACGTGAAAATGGACTAGAATTTTAG
- the rplF gene encoding 50S ribosomal protein L6, translated as MSRIGNKPVVVPAGVTVTQSGNTVTVKGPKGELTREFSPNITLNISEGEVVLTRPDDTKENKTLHGTMRANLNNMVVGVSEGFEKALELIGVGYRAQLQGKKLVLNVGYSHPVEFETPEGITIEVPSNTQIVVKGSNKEVVGELSANIRGVRPPEPYKGKGIRYVGEHVRRKEGKTGK; from the coding sequence GTGAGTCGTATCGGAAATAAACCAGTCGTAGTTCCTGCAGGTGTTACAGTAACACAATCAGGAAACACTGTTACGGTTAAAGGTCCAAAAGGTGAATTAACTCGTGAGTTTTCACCAAATATTACGTTAAACATTTCAGAAGGTGAAGTTGTCTTAACTCGTCCTGATGATACTAAAGAAAACAAAACCTTACATGGTACAATGCGTGCTAACTTAAACAACATGGTTGTTGGTGTTAGTGAAGGGTTTGAAAAAGCTCTTGAACTAATCGGGGTTGGTTACCGTGCTCAATTACAAGGGAAAAAACTTGTATTAAACGTTGGATATTCTCATCCAGTTGAGTTTGAAACGCCAGAAGGTATCACAATTGAAGTTCCTTCAAACACACAAATCGTTGTAAAAGGATCTAACAAAGAAGTTGTTGGAGAACTTTCAGCGAACATTCGTGGAGTACGTCCTCCTGAGCCTTACAAAGGTAAAGGTATTCGCTATGTTGGCGAACACGTAAGACGTAAAGAAGGTAAAACTGGTAAATAA
- the rpsH gene encoding 30S ribosomal protein S8: MVMTDPIADFLTRIRNANIVKHESLEVPASTIKLEIAKILQREGFVREVEFIEDDKQGIIRVFLKYGKNDERVITNLKRISKPGLRVYVKADEVPKVLNGLGIAIISTSEGILTDKEARERNTGGEVLAYVW; encoded by the coding sequence ATGGTGATGACAGATCCAATTGCAGACTTCTTAACGCGTATTCGTAATGCGAATATCGTAAAACACGAATCATTAGAAGTGCCTGCATCAACAATCAAACTTGAAATCGCAAAAATCTTACAACGTGAAGGTTTTGTGCGTGAAGTAGAATTCATCGAAGATGACAAACAAGGAATCATCCGTGTTTTCTTAAAATATGGTAAAAACGACGAACGCGTTATTACTAACTTAAAACGTATCTCTAAACCAGGTTTACGTGTTTATGTAAAAGCTGATGAAGTGCCTAAAGTATTAAATGGTTTAGGTATAGCTATTATCTCAACTTCAGAAGGTATCTTAACTGATAAAGAAGCAAGAGAGCGTAACACTGGTGGAGAAGTACTAGCATACGTTTGGTAA